The nucleotide window CAGACAACGCAATATGTTTCTGGTAATCAACATTATCGAAACCAAAACCGTTGAGCTGCAGGAACTCTTTTTTGTACCCTGCGTAATCGCCAACCTGCGTGAAATTGTCGTCGTTAAGCGTGCTCATTAACTCGCTCACCGCATGCTGCACGTCCGGACGTAACTCCCGGTCATCAACACGAATAAGCCGGGAAGAATCAACCGATACCTGTCCCCCGGCGTAGAGTTTATCGGTGAACAGACGCTGCATTTGCTCAATACAGGTTTCATGCAATCCCATCTGTTTCATCACCTGATACAGGCACAGCACATACGGGGAAAATGCGGGGATAAAGACGCTGGCTTTGGTGACCAGCGCTTTACAGACCGACACCCAGGCCCCGCCATTATCAGCAGACAGTTGCGCATTCAGGCGCTCCGCCGTCTGAGACAGATGCTTCTTCGCCAGCCCTAAGGTTCCGTCATGGTAGATGGGGTATGTCATTTCAGGGCCAATATAGGAAAAGGCTACCGTTTTCGCCCCTTTCGCCAGCGCGTTATGGTGCTGCAGCCAGTGGATCCACTCCTCCCAGTCTTCACCACCCATCACCTTTTCCGTCGCCAGGATCTCGGCGTCATTCGCCACATCCAGTACGGTGGTATCCAGACAATCCTTTTCCAGATTAACGGTCTTACCGCTGAAAGGTTTTCCCACCGTTTTCAGACAGGAGCGCCACATTTCACCGGTTTTAGGATCGGGGCGCATACCGGTTGCTAGGCTGTAGACAACCAGGTCAATTTGGCCACCGAAATCACGATTGATAAGCTCAATAACCTGTTCTTTTACTTCGGCAGAAAAGGCATCACCCACGATATTATGGGCAATGCGCCCTTCTGCTTCGGCCTGCTGGCGGAAATAAACGTTGTTATACCAGCCTGCCGTACCCACACCCTTTTCGCCCGGCCCACGTTCAAATGATACGCCAATGGTATCCGCCTTCGCGCCACCAAATGTCAGCGCGACTCTGGCAGCCAGGCCAAAACCGGAAGATGCCCCAAGAATTAACACCCGTTTA belongs to Enterobacter cloacae and includes:
- the fabV2 gene encoding enoyl-[acyl-carrier-protein] reductase [NADH] 2, with protein sequence MIIEPVINGVVARTAHPEGCKQAVKNQIHYSQHHKQIQHGPKRVLILGASSGFGLAARVALTFGGAKADTIGVSFERGPGEKGVGTAGWYNNVYFRQQAEAEGRIAHNIVGDAFSAEVKEQVIELINRDFGGQIDLVVYSLATGMRPDPKTGEMWRSCLKTVGKPFSGKTVNLEKDCLDTTVLDVANDAEILATEKVMGGEDWEEWIHWLQHHNALAKGAKTVAFSYIGPEMTYPIYHDGTLGLAKKHLSQTAERLNAQLSADNGGAWVSVCKALVTKASVFIPAFSPYVLCLYQVMKQMGLHETCIEQMQRLFTDKLYAGGQVSVDSSRLIRVDDRELRPDVQHAVSELMSTLNDDNFTQVGDYAGYKKEFLQLNGFGFDNVDYQKHIALSDLMAMKP